One genomic region from Uloborus diversus isolate 005 chromosome 2, Udiv.v.3.1, whole genome shotgun sequence encodes:
- the LOC129216774 gene encoding histidine-rich protein PFHRP-II-like encodes MLSAVILAVVFLCVVAEEEPLQESESAPYSYYPAPLHHHAASSHGSSAQGHESHGHGHHADHALEDKAGYGKHGSHLSTSYGDRGAHGAHGGHTDHYSKHGGYVKNSGHGYEKAYSYDKQVHLHDVNAHKAAHHDSHAHHDNHAHKDAGHYDQHGHKVYGSHNKHGGYDYGNSGHHKSDYGHHAADHHASLPKPIYGAGHYGAGHYGSSYLPKIPAYSAPKHVIQPVYHTPKVPLVPVYQPKVAIPIYGQKPAVPGYYSYHH; translated from the exons ATGCTATCG GCAGTCATCCTTGCCGTTGTGTTCCTGTGCGTAGTTGCAGAGGAGGAGCCCCTGCAGGAGTCTGAGAGTGCGCCCTACTCCTACTACCCTGCGCCCCTGCATCATCACGCTGCCAGTAGTCATGGCAGTTCTGCTCAAGGCCATGAAAGCCATGGGCATGGCCACCACGCTGATCATGCCCTTGAAGACAAGGCTGGATATGGAAAGCATGGATCTCACCTGAGTACCTCTTACGGAGATCGTGGGGCACATGGGGCTCACGGAGGGCACACTGATCACTACT CTAAGCATGGTGGTTACGTAAAAAACAGCGGCCATGGATACGAGAAGGCCTATTCATACGACAAGCAAGTGCATCTCCATGACGTCAATGCCCATAAAGCTGCTCATCACGATAGCCACGCTCATCATGATAATCACGCCCACAAG GATGCAGGCCATTACGACCAACACGGACACAAAGTCTACGGATCACATAACAAACACGGTGGCTACGACTACGGAAACTCCGGTCACCACAAGTCTGATTATGGTCATCATGCTGCTGACCATCATGCTAGTTTGCCCAAACCCATCTATGGTGCTGGCCACTACGGAGCAGGTCACTACGGCAGCAGCTATTTGCCAAAGATTCCCGCATACTCCGCCCCAAAACACGTCATCCAGCCTGTGTATCATACACCAAAAGTTCCCTTAGTGCCAGTGTACCAGCCAAAAGTTGCCATTCCAATCTACGGGCAAAAGCCAGCAGTGCCCGGATATTATTCCTACCACCATTGA